GAAATGTGGCTGGCCATGGCGGCCAACCTCGTGGCCATGGGCCTTTTGTGGCTGGCTTTGCTTCTTGTCCGCACCAAACAACTCGCCGCCGGCGCGGCTGTCACAGCCCTTTTGCGCCACGGCTCCACAAGGAATTAAGTCATGGGGAAGGAAGTCTATCTGTTTGCGGCCAACGTCCTGGTCTGGGTGGGCATCGGCTGCTACGTGGCTTTTTTGGCAACCTCCCAAACGCGTCTGGAACGGCGTCTCAAACGCCTGGAGATTTTAAATGACGACAACTAAAGAGAGCCAAGGCCCGAACGCCTCGGGCCGTATGGTCCTTGCTTTTCTGGCCTTTTCCCTGGTTATCATCTTTGCCGCCTCGTTTATCTACCGCATGGAACGTCCGTCGCTTGAAGTGCAGCAGAAAAAAGGGCAGGGCGGGATGCCCCAGGGCATGGATTCGGCCATGAACGGTCCCATGCGCGAAGTGATGGAACTGATGCAGAAATTGCAGGAAAACCCGGATGATCCGGGCCTGCAAATGGCCATGGCCGAGCGTTTCATGTCCATGGGATCGTTTGAACGAGCCAAGGCCTTTTTGGACAAATTGGTCAAGGTCCGCCCGGACGATCCGGATGTGCTTAACGCTTTGGGCGTAGTCCGGTATAACATGAATGATCTGGAAGGGGCCAAGGCCGCCTTCGAGGCCATCCTGG
The nucleotide sequence above comes from Desulfovibrio sp. TomC. Encoded proteins:
- a CDS encoding tetratricopeptide repeat protein codes for the protein MTTTKESQGPNASGRMVLAFLAFSLVIIFAASFIYRMERPSLEVQQKKGQGGMPQGMDSAMNGPMREVMELMQKLQENPDDPGLQMAMAERFMSMGSFERAKAFLDKLVKVRPDDPDVLNALGVVRYNMNDLEGAKAAFEAILAKDAEDYRARFNLGLLYKYALGDPQKAKEALSAVIASPKTDPETRKTAQTELEAKPGS
- a CDS encoding CcmD family protein, producing the protein MGKEVYLFAANVLVWVGIGCYVAFLATSQTRLERRLKRLEILNDDN